From a single Anomaloglossus baeobatrachus isolate aAnoBae1 chromosome 4, aAnoBae1.hap1, whole genome shotgun sequence genomic region:
- the SERPINE1 gene encoding plasminogen activator inhibitor 1, producing MAFNARLLILVLLSWTVVAFHPKSTTHVAEKDASFGVHLFKEILQENKDKNLGFSPYGVTSALNILQYGTSGKTMEQLRKVLNYGYSERTVSKLLRKLREEICGASADTKSVHVADGLFVQRDLELTPGFLQRFYSTFRRHVTQVNFTDSSQAKDILNQWVENQTDGMIQDLLGSNSIPPLTRLVLLSAVHFDGKWVLPFPKKDTHERPFHRPDGSLVQVEMMENTAKYNYSELETPEGVSYDVIELPYEGDEISMLIAAPYEKGVSLSTITEILTPKLINQWKNNMRRSTRLFVLPKFSLVSEVNLKGPLQHLGVTDMFSADKADFRRLSTERPLHVSEAFQKVKVEVTESGTKASAATAAILLARMAPLEVIMDRPFLFIIRHNPTGSLLFMGQVMEP from the exons ATGGCATTCAATGCACG GTTGCTCATACTTGTCCTGCTTTCATGGACCGTTGTAGCCTTCCATCCGAAATCCACAACCCATGTGGCTGAGAAAGATGCCAGTTTTGGAGTGCATTTATTTAAGGAGATTCTGCAGgagaacaaagataaaaatttAGGTTTCTCGCCCTATGGAGTAACCTCGGCTTTGAACATTCTACAGTATGGGACATCTGGCAAGACCATGGAACAACTGCGGAAGGTCCTTAATTATGGATATTCAG AACGTACCGTGTCCAAATTACTCCGGAAACTGAGGGAGGAGATCTGTGGGGCCAGTGCAGACACTAAATCTGTCCACGTAGCAGATGGACTTTTTGTTCAGCGGGATCTTGAGCTGACCCCGGGTTTTCTTCAGAGATTCTACTCAACCTTTAGACGACACGTGACCCAAGTCAACTTTACAGACTCATCGCAAGCAAAGGACATCTTGAACCAATGGGTGGAGAACCAAACCGATG GTATGATCCAAGACTTATTGGGAAGTAACTCCATTCCACCCCTTACCCGTCTGGTCTTGCTCAGTGCTGTTCACTTTGATGGAAAGTGGGTCCTTCCCTTTCCAAAAAAAGACACCCATGAGAGGCCATTCCACCGTCCTGATGGTTCTCTGGTGCAAGTTGAAATGATGGAAAACACGGCCAAGTACAACTACA GTGAGCTCGAGACCCCAGAAGGAGTGTCTTATGATGTCATCGAGCTACCCTATGAAGGAGATGAGATCAGCATGTTGATAGCTGCTCCTTACGAGAAAGGAGTGTCATTATCTACCATTACAGAGATCTTGACTCCCAAACTTATCAACCAATGGAAAAACAATATGAGGAGATCAACACGTCTTTTCGTTTTGCCCAA ATTCTCTCTAGTTAGTGAAGTCAACCTAAAAGGTCCTCTTCAACATCTTGGCGTCACGGACATGTTCTCGGCAGATAAAGCTGACTTCAGACGACTATCTA CTGAAAGACCCCTCCATGTATCTGAGGCCTTCCAGAAAGTCAAAGTCGAGGTGACGGAAAGTGGAACAAAAGCATCGGCTGCCACAG CTGCAATTCTCTTGGCCAGAATGGCACCTCTCGAAGTCATCATGGATCGTCCATTTTTGTtcatcatcaggcacaatccaacaG GCTCTCTGCTATTTATGGGACAAGTTATGGAGCCCTGA